One Cellulosimicrobium protaetiae genomic region harbors:
- a CDS encoding acylphosphatase: MTTAPDAPVALRAVVHGRVQGVGFRWATRERLAALGLDGAATNRPDGTVEVVATGPRGAVDRLVAWLREGTTPGHVTRVDVDAGAG; this comes from the coding sequence GTGACGACGGCTCCCGACGCACCGGTCGCGCTGCGGGCGGTCGTGCACGGGCGGGTCCAGGGCGTCGGATTCCGGTGGGCTACGCGCGAGCGGCTCGCCGCGCTGGGCCTCGACGGGGCCGCGACGAACCGTCCCGACGGCACGGTCGAGGTGGTCGCCACGGGGCCGCGGGGAGCGGTCGACCGGCTCGTGGCGTGGTTGCGCGAGGGCACGACGCCGGGTCACGTCACCCGGGTGGACGTCGACGCGGGCGCGGGGTGA
- a CDS encoding dsRBD fold-containing protein codes for MRASVGDRIVTASGVVGGAVRDGVVVELRHEDGSPPYLVEWTDTGERTLVYPGSDSYVEHVPGAETGGGTDTTKVWRVQVSVVESEGRTTAEAVLVAETPEHVRTVGRARRDPHDLDVPLIGDEIAVGRALRRLADRLLDDAESDIESSTGVPAHVHL; via the coding sequence ATGAGGGCATCGGTCGGGGACAGGATCGTGACCGCCTCGGGCGTGGTCGGCGGAGCGGTGCGCGACGGGGTGGTGGTCGAGCTGCGGCACGAGGACGGCTCGCCGCCGTACCTCGTCGAGTGGACCGACACGGGCGAGCGCACGCTCGTCTACCCGGGGTCGGACAGCTACGTCGAGCACGTCCCCGGTGCGGAGACCGGGGGCGGGACCGACACCACGAAGGTGTGGCGCGTGCAGGTGAGCGTCGTCGAGTCGGAGGGACGCACGACGGCGGAGGCGGTGCTCGTCGCGGAGACGCCGGAGCACGTGCGGACGGTCGGGCGCGCGCGGCGCGACCCGCACGACCTGGACGTCCCGCTCATCGGCGACGAGATCGCCGTCGGTCGCGCGCTGCGGCGGCTCGCGGACCGGCTGCTGGACGACGCCGAGTCGGACATCGAGTCGTCCACGGGCGTCCCGGCGCACGTGCACCTGTGA